One genomic window of Anaeromyxobacter diazotrophicus includes the following:
- a CDS encoding adenylate/guanylate cyclase domain-containing protein, producing MRTENLAVMFTDIEGFTARTSRQTHQENALMLRRHDALLMPVVRAFGGRHVKSIGDAWLVVFRSPTSSILCGMAIQDRLWDYNRRVTGDEQIRVRVAVNLGEVRVTRTLGATDVLGEPVNIAARVEGEAQAGEVLFTEAVHLAMNKAEVPAQEVGYRQLKGVPEPIRLYRAAPGPVALTPTNSAAAAPEAVEQPPFGNHALSRVKGLGAADPREILRQAPAAPDLPDLADLAGRLGRAGAEALPGLAGRLGRVGATLPALAGRLGQAGAALPRRGRLLAAAVAGLLALAAVAWAVVPSRPERLIEAGRFEEARQAIGALAEKRGSDDAEVLYLEGRLSEERWHRGQGGPREAFQLYGRALAAGSGAAAGALERAAESKDCGTRRLAARALADSHSPKARSALRTLASAEPEEPEAQDALEKVKRIFGGGGRCGAGDLARDALRALEEER from the coding sequence ATGCGCACCGAGAACCTGGCGGTGATGTTCACCGACATCGAGGGCTTCACCGCCAGGACCAGCCGGCAGACGCACCAGGAGAACGCGCTCATGCTGCGGCGCCACGACGCGCTGCTCATGCCGGTGGTGCGCGCGTTCGGCGGCCGCCACGTGAAGAGCATCGGCGACGCGTGGTTGGTGGTGTTCCGGTCGCCCACGAGCAGCATCCTGTGCGGCATGGCCATCCAGGACCGGCTCTGGGACTACAACCGCCGCGTCACCGGCGACGAGCAGATCCGGGTGCGGGTGGCGGTGAACCTGGGCGAGGTGCGGGTGACGCGCACGCTCGGCGCCACCGACGTGCTCGGCGAGCCGGTCAACATCGCGGCGCGCGTGGAGGGCGAGGCACAGGCGGGGGAGGTGCTCTTCACCGAGGCCGTGCACCTCGCCATGAACAAGGCGGAGGTGCCGGCGCAGGAGGTCGGCTACCGCCAGCTCAAGGGCGTGCCGGAGCCCATCCGGCTCTACCGCGCCGCCCCCGGTCCGGTCGCGCTCACCCCCACCAACTCGGCCGCCGCCGCGCCCGAGGCCGTGGAGCAGCCGCCCTTCGGGAACCACGCGCTCTCGCGGGTGAAGGGGCTCGGAGCGGCCGACCCTCGGGAGATCCTGCGGCAGGCGCCCGCGGCGCCCGACCTGCCCGACCTGGCCGACCTGGCGGGGCGGCTCGGGCGCGCCGGCGCCGAGGCGCTGCCGGGCCTGGCGGGGCGGCTGGGCCGGGTGGGGGCGACGCTGCCGGCGCTGGCGGGCCGGCTGGGCCAGGCCGGGGCGGCGCTGCCGCGCCGCGGCCGGCTGCTCGCGGCGGCGGTGGCCGGGCTGCTCGCGCTGGCGGCGGTGGCGTGGGCGGTCGTGCCCTCGCGGCCGGAGCGGCTCATCGAGGCGGGGCGGTTCGAGGAGGCGCGCCAGGCCATCGGCGCGCTGGCGGAGAAGCGCGGGTCGGACGACGCGGAGGTGCTCTACCTCGAGGGGCGGCTCTCGGAGGAGCGCTGGCACCGCGGCCAGGGCGGCCCGCGCGAGGCGTTCCAGCTCTACGGGCGCGCGCTGGCCGCCGGCAGCGGCGCGGCGGCAGGCGCCCTCGAGCGGGCGGCGGAGTCGAAGGACTGTGGCACCCGCCGCCTGGCGGCACGCGCGCTGGCGGACTCGCACAGCCCCAAGGCGAGGAGCGCGCTCAGGACGCTCGCCTCCGCCGAGCCGGAAGAGCCGGAGGCCCAGGACGCGCTCGAGAAGGTGAAGCGGATCTTCGGCGGCGGCGGCCGGTGCGGGGCGGGGGACCTGGCCCGCGACGCGCTCCGGGCGCTCGAGGAGGAGCGGTGA
- a CDS encoding exo-beta-N-acetylmuramidase NamZ family protein, whose product MTGRRRGRAVESGLDALVAERFRPLRGLAVGLVCNPTAVDRRLRHAADLLHGAAGVKLARLFGPEHGVRGDAQYMAAVGDERDRRTGLPVHSLYGATRASLTPTPEQLAGLDALVFDIQDVGARYYTYQATMMLCMEAAAAAGLRFLVLDRPNPIGGAELEGPRLTAGFESFCGLHDLAPRHGMTVGELAELFRAERGLDLDLEVVECRGWRRGMHQRETGLPWVFPSPNMPTPEAALVYPGMCLLEGTNLSEGRGTTRPFELFGAPWLDGDALVAALQAERLPGVAFRPVSFVPTFDKHRGVRCHGAELCVTDREAFRPFRTGVACVAAARRLDPEAFRWRTEAYEFVEGIPAFDLLCGSAREREGIERGLAVAELARAWRPEERAFAARRRRFLRYRG is encoded by the coding sequence GTGACGGGCCGGAGGCGCGGCCGCGCCGTCGAGAGCGGCCTCGACGCGCTGGTGGCGGAGCGGTTCCGGCCCCTGCGCGGGCTCGCGGTGGGCCTGGTGTGCAACCCGACCGCCGTCGACCGGCGGCTCCGCCACGCGGCCGACCTCCTCCACGGCGCGGCGGGGGTGAAGCTGGCGCGGCTCTTCGGTCCCGAGCACGGCGTCCGCGGCGACGCGCAGTACATGGCGGCGGTGGGGGACGAGCGGGACCGGCGCACCGGCCTGCCGGTGCACTCGCTCTACGGCGCCACCCGCGCCTCGCTCACCCCCACGCCCGAGCAGCTGGCCGGCCTCGACGCGCTCGTCTTCGACATCCAGGACGTCGGCGCCCGCTACTACACGTACCAGGCGACGATGATGCTCTGCATGGAGGCGGCGGCGGCGGCCGGGCTGCGCTTCCTCGTGCTCGACCGGCCGAACCCCATCGGCGGCGCCGAGCTGGAGGGGCCGCGGCTCACCGCCGGCTTCGAGAGCTTCTGCGGGCTGCACGACCTGGCGCCGCGGCACGGGATGACGGTGGGCGAGCTGGCGGAGCTGTTCCGCGCCGAGCGGGGGCTCGACCTCGACCTCGAGGTGGTGGAGTGCCGCGGCTGGCGCCGCGGGATGCACCAGCGCGAGACGGGGCTCCCCTGGGTCTTCCCGTCGCCGAACATGCCGACGCCCGAGGCGGCGCTCGTCTACCCGGGGATGTGCCTGCTCGAGGGGACGAACCTCTCCGAGGGGCGCGGGACGACGCGGCCCTTCGAGCTCTTCGGGGCGCCGTGGCTCGACGGCGACGCGCTGGTGGCGGCGCTCCAGGCGGAGCGGCTGCCCGGGGTCGCGTTCCGGCCCGTGAGCTTCGTGCCGACCTTCGACAAGCACCGCGGCGTCCGGTGCCACGGCGCCGAGCTGTGCGTCACCGACCGCGAGGCGTTCCGCCCGTTCCGCACCGGCGTCGCCTGCGTCGCCGCCGCCCGGCGGCTCGACCCGGAGGCGTTCCGCTGGCGCACCGAGGCGTACGAGTTCGTGGAGGGGATCCCCGCCTTCGACCTCCTGTGCGGGTCCGCGCGCGAGCGGGAGGGGATCGAGCGCGGGCTCGCCGTGGCCGAGCTCGCCCGGGCGTGGCGCCCCGAGGAGCGGGCCTTCGCCGCGCGCCGCCGGCGCTTCCTGCGCTATCGCGGTTAG